A stretch of DNA from Longimicrobiaceae bacterium:
TTCGCCACGCCGGGGATCGTGCTGGCCACGATCTTCGTGACCTTCCCGTTCGTCGCCCGCGAGCTGATCCCGCTGATGCAGTCCCAGGGGACCGAGGAGGAACAGGCCGCTCGCGTGCTCGGCGCGAGCGGGTGGCAGACGTTTGGGAGGGTGACGCTCCCCAATATCCGTTGGGGGCTGCTTTACGGGGTGATCCTCTGCAACGCCCGAGCGATGGGAGAATTCGGCGCCGTCTCGGTGGTATCCGGCCACATCCGCGGCCGGACGAACACCATGCCGCTGCACGTGGAGATCCTCTACAACGAGTACAACTTCACCGCGGCCTTCGCGGTGGCTTCACTCCTGGCCATGCTGGCGCTGGTCACCCTGATCGCGAAGAGCCTGGTGGAGCGGAAGCTCACCCCATCAGAACTCCATGAGCCCTTGATGCAGCCATGAGCATTACGGTTCGTCATATCAGCAAGTCGTTCGGACCCGTCGAGGTGCTGCGCGACGTGAGCCTCGAGGTTCCGACCGGCGAGCTGGTGTCTCTGCTCGGCCCGTCGGGCTCCGGGAAGACCACGCTGCTGCGGATCATCGCGGGGCTGGAACATCCGGACCCCGGCGGTACGATCCTCTTCCGGGACGAGGACGTGGCACGGCGCCCGGTAGCGGAGCGGCGGGTCGGCTTCGTCTTCCAGCACTACGCGCTGTTCCGCCACATGACCGTGTTCGAGAACGTGGCGTTCGGGCTGAGGGTCATGCCCCGGCGGTTGCGGCCTTCGCGGGAGGAGATCGCGGAGCGTGTGCGGCGACTCCTGGAGCTGGTTCAACTCGACGGCTTCGCTCAGCGCTACCCGAACCAGCTATCGGGTGGCCAGCGTCAGCGGGTCGCGCTCGCGCGGGCGCTGGCGGTCGAGCCGAAGGTCCTGCTCCTGGACGAACCCTTCGGGGCGTTGGACGCCCGCGTGCGGGTCGAGCTGCGGCGCTGGTTGCGGCGGCTGCACGATGAGATCCATGTCACCAGCGTCTTCGTTACACACGATCAGGAGGAGGCGCTGGAAGTGGCCGACCGCGTGGTGGTGATGAACAAGGGTAGGATCGAGCAGGTGGGTTCGCCGCAGGAGGTGTACGACCGGCCCGCGACGCCGTTCGTCTACGATTTCATGGGCACAGTGAACCGTTTCCCGGCGAGGGTCGACGCCGGGCGGGCATACATCGCACCGGGAGAGGCCGTGAATGTCCCGGCGGGGGCGGGCACTTCCTACGGGGAGCAGATCGGCTACGCCCGCCCCCACGAGATCGAGATCTCCCGCGAATGGACCGACGGGGTAGCGATTCCCGCGCGCGTTCGCACCGTGCACAACGCCGGGCCGATGGCGCGGGTGCAGCTGGAGCGTGAGGAAGGCGGGGCGACGGTGGAGGTAGTGCTCTCCCGTGACCAGTTCGACCGCCTGGCCCTGCAGGCGAACGAGCGTGTTTACCTCACGCCGCGGCGGCTCCGGCTCTTCCCCAGCGAAGGCGGCGAGCCGCTGGAGGTCGCACCTGTGCAGGCCCTCCCGGAATCCCCTCTTCCTCTACGCCTGGAGAGGGCGTAGGCCCGCCTTTTCCATTGCCTCGAGATCCCCAACGGCCGGGTCGACCGACGAGCGTGCTTCGCGGCGCCACGGGTTGTTCCGACCCGGCCGTCACCCTCCTCTATCCTTCTGCCGTCGGATCTTTGGGCGCCGGCCGCGCCGTGAAGTAGCCGCTCACGTCGAACGGTTGCACATTGATCGTGCCGCGGACCTCCGTCGGCGAGTGGATGGTGCCCGTGTACACCACGGTGAGTGGCTGGCCCTCGTAGTCGCCGGCATGCTGAAAGGTCACGCTCTGGTCCTTCACCGACCCGGTGATCTCGTAGGTTGAGCCGTCGCTCGAGGTGCAGTGACCGGTCAGCGCGGTATCGGCCACGACCACGTCGCAGACGCTGTTCACGGGATAGCCAGATACGTCGCCCTGGATCTGCCAGGTCCCGGTGATCGTATCCGCGGGGACGGCACCGACGAGGGACGCGAGTGCGAGTGTGAGCAGCATGTTCTGGCTCCTGAAACGGGGGCGGGCTTCGTCCCGCAGGTCTCCCGGCGGGATCGGTGGGATGGGAACGACCGGCCGATGGTGACGTCCAGTATATCTGGAGGTCATCCGGCCGTCGAGATCACCGTTGCGCCGAGCGTCGGGTGAAATCGCAAGCCGAGGGTCAG
This window harbors:
- a CDS encoding sulfate ABC transporter ATP-binding protein: MSITVRHISKSFGPVEVLRDVSLEVPTGELVSLLGPSGSGKTTLLRIIAGLEHPDPGGTILFRDEDVARRPVAERRVGFVFQHYALFRHMTVFENVAFGLRVMPRRLRPSREEIAERVRRLLELVQLDGFAQRYPNQLSGGQRQRVALARALAVEPKVLLLDEPFGALDARVRVELRRWLRRLHDEIHVTSVFVTHDQEEALEVADRVVVMNKGRIEQVGSPQEVYDRPATPFVYDFMGTVNRFPARVDAGRAYIAPGEAVNVPAGAGTSYGEQIGYARPHEIEISREWTDGVAIPARVRTVHNAGPMARVQLEREEGGATVEVVLSRDQFDRLALQANERVYLTPRRLRLFPSEGGEPLEVAPVQALPESPLPLRLERA